GCAATGCTTTTAAATACACTTGTATTTGAAACACTTGGTCAACCAGAAAAAGAGAGAGAATTTAAATTAAAATCTCTTAAAAAATGGGGATTTGATTTAGTCTTTGGTAAAAAAGATGGTGAAGATGCTTTTTTTGGTGTAGAAGAAGGTAAAAAAGTAGGAGATAAATTTAATAAAGATGATGTTGAATATGAAGTAAAAGAAATTTTAGAAAAACTTCCTAAAAATAAAAAAATGTTTGCAAAAATTGAGATGGTAGAAGGTAGGGCTTATTTGTATGTTTATTTAAGAGAAGATGATATCGATACTCCAATTCTTTATATCCCAGCAGGTGAAGTATTACTTGCATTTTTAAAAAAACATAAATTTATCAAAATAATTGAAGCAATTAGAAATATTGGAAGTGCTGCAAATTTAGTTAAAAAACATGGAGATGAAGGAAAACCTGTTAGTTTTGAAGAACTACCACCAGTTGCAAGAAGATTTTTAAGAGATGCTAAAAAAATTGAAAAAGAGATGGGATTTGGAAGAG
This Caminibacter mediatlanticus TB-2 DNA region includes the following protein-coding sequences:
- a CDS encoding TIGR00703 family protein, with translation MITEVREAMLLNTLVFETLGQPEKEREFKLKSLKKWGFDLVFGKKDGEDAFFGVEEGKKVGDKFNKDDVEYEVKEILEKLPKNKKMFAKIEMVEGRAYLYVYLREDDIDTPILYIPAGEVLLAFLKKHKFIKIIEAIRNIGSAANLVKKHGDEGKPVSFEELPPVARRFLRDAKKIEKEMGFGRVALAYFGENKSGEARYWLEWMVPTIALFDEKISEKIDKALAEFK